Proteins from a single region of Engystomops pustulosus chromosome 5, aEngPut4.maternal, whole genome shotgun sequence:
- the LOC140132726 gene encoding uncharacterized protein isoform X1, with the protein MVKNHLKSLGSRHPSSRIQDRLQETSSYKLPTTLSPYIRNVPLSNLARNILLIVFRSYYPGSSGTRKARVLFFSFSCKEAKRIEQADNQPKATQRLHRLQQVQNGVGKVCHPHYPQKRCNVHYRPKGRILSRPHSPVFTKVPKVLCSFSGGFHVTFSVLCTPFRYILSPQNLHQGDDRGGGVPKTAGHTDCSISRRPAGYRTKQTEPNFLKGHYNRNFRKTGLDHKLPKIRFITSHSKEIPGSEFKLMLANVIPSTGKEGSYQGGVKKIPKKVSYLHQGRYEGPRTINSLHLLSGLVPSPYSSSPEMGPKVLEQEFGRTGQKSINPLVSQGRSQVVADGHKSRQGNLLEEQSVYHHTDRCKQEWLGSSASSKVDAGFLDRGDLQKVVQLSRTEGGLGSTQLKHCSISRTPPVDTVRQHHDSIIPEEARRNQIPITDVLNTTNIFVGRGPCPISLGYPSKGYREHHGGFPQPKENTSQRVVHKRRGIPVSVLSLGETSNRFVCDKKKHQVSTLFFLGKRGDKKSSECILPLLEHHSRLRLPPYPPDRQSVRENLSREDADHICVPKLAQKELVPDSEADDHSGSSHTTSIRRSPGTGSNIPSKSRKTPVISMDPESDYMKSQGLSPAVINTLKASRKPVTFAIYHKIWKKFCSFCADNPPCQSNPNILQVLDFLQKGLELGLSTSTLKVQVSALSAFFDQPLIEHRWVKRFILAASRLKPQVLKRTSSWDLSLVLNALIKEPFEPISSASVKNLTLKTVFLVAITSARRLGELQAISIKEPYMRVLDDRIILMLDPNFIPKVVSEFHRGQEIILPSFCKNPSSEREREWHTLDGKNKGRKASKATIARWLRMAISSCYDTQEIPVPSGIRAHSTRAVSTSWAEKRGASLEQICKAATWTSSSTFSKHYRLDLPSSKDLSFGRKVLQAVIPP; encoded by the exons ATGGTTAAAAATCACCTCAAATCCTTGGGTTCTAGACATCCTTCTTCAAGGATACAAGATAGACTTCAAGAAACTTCCTCCTACAAGTTACCTACCACCCTCTCCCCATACATCAGAAATGTCCCACTATCTAATCTGGCAAGAAATATCCTCCTTATTGTCTTCCGGAGTTATTACCCAGGTTCCTCAGGAACAAGAAAAGCAAGGGTtttattcttctctttttcttgtaAAGAAGCCAAACGGATCGAACAGGCTGATAATCAACCTAAAGCGACTCAACGACTTCATCGTCTACAACAAGTTCAGAATGGAGTCGGTAAGGTCTGCCACCCACATTATCCACAAAAACGctgtaatgtgcactatagacctAAAGGACGCATATTATCACGTCCCCATTCACCCGTCTTCACAAAAGTTCCTAAGGTTCTCTGTTCTTTCTCCGGGGGGTTCCACGTTACATTTTCAGTTTTGTGCACTCCCTTTCGGTATATCCTCAGCCCCCagaaccttcaccaaggtgatgatagaggtggtggcGTTCCTAAGACAGCAGGACATACTGATTGTTCCATATCTAGACGACCTGCTGGTTATCGGACAAAACAAACAGAACCTAATTTCCTCAAGGGACATTACAATAGGAACTTTAGAAAGACTGGGCTGGATCATAAATTACCCAAAATCAGATTTATCACCAGCCACAGTAAAGAAATTCCTGGGAGTGAATTTAAACTCATGCTTGCAAATGTCattccttccacaggaaaagaGGGTTCATATCAAGGAGGAGTTAAGAAGATTCCGAAGAAGGTCTCTTATCTCCATCAGGGGCGCTATGAAGGTCCTAGGACTAttaacagcctgcatctcctcaGTGGCCTGGTGCCAAGCCCATACTCGAGTTCTCCAGAAATGGGTCCTAAGGTCCTGGAACAGGAGTTCGGAAGGACTGGACAAAAAAGTATCAATCCCCTCGTCAGTCAAGGAAGATCTCAAGTGGTGGCTGATGGACACAAATCTAGACAGGGGAATCTTCTGGAGGAACAGTCCGTATATCACCATACAGACAGATGCAAGCAAGAGTGGTTGGGGAGCAGTGCTTCCTCAAAGGTTGACGCAGGGTTCCTGGACAGAGGAGATCTCCAGAAGGTCGTCCAACTATCGAGAACTGAGGGCGGTTTGGGAAGTACTCAGCTCAAACACTGCTCAATTAGCAGGACACCACCTGTTGATACTGTCCGACAACACCACGACAGTATCATACCTGAAGAGGCAAGGAGGAACCAGATCCCCATTACTGATGTCCTTAACACgacaaatatttttgtgggcagaggaccaTGTCCTATCAGTCTCGGCTACCCATCTAAAGGGTACAGAGAACACCACGGCGGATTTCCTCAGCCGAAGGAAAATACTTCCCAACGAGTGGTGCATAAAAGAAGAGGTATTCCAGTATCTGTCCTCTCTTTGGGGGAAACCTCAAATAGATTTGTTTGCGACAAAAAGAAACACCAAGTGTCAACACTTTTTTTCCTTGGAAAAAGGGGAGACAAGAAATCGTCTGAATGCATTCTCCCACTCTTGGAACACCACTCTCGCCTACGCCTTCCCCCCTATCCCCCTGATCGCCAGAGTGTTAGAGAAAATTTATCTAGAGAAGACGCAGACCATATTTGTGTGCCCAAattggcccaaaaagagctggtacCCGATTCTGAAGCGGATGACCACTCAGGATCCAGTCATACTACCAGTATCAGAAGATCTCCTGGTACAGGGTCCAATATCCCATCCAAATCCAGGAAGACTCCAGTtatcagcatggatcctgaatCGGACTATATGAAGTCCCAAGGACTCTCCCCTGCTGTTATAAAcaccctgaaggcaagtagaaaacctgtcacttttgccatttaccacaagatttggaaaaaattttgttCTTTCTGTGCAGATAATCCACCATGTCAATCTAACCCCAATATCTTGCAGGTTCTTGACTTCCTTcaaaagggtttggagttgggaCTTTCCACAAGTACTCTAAAGGTCCAAGTATCAGCCCTAAGTGCTTTCTTCGATCAACCcctcatcgagcacaggtgggtgAAAAGATTCATTCTAGCAGCCTCTAGATTAAAACCCCAGGTCCTTAAAAGGACTTCTTCATGGGATCTTTCTTTGGTCTTAAATGCTTTAATTAAAGAACCTTTTGAACCAATTTCTTCTGCTAGTGTAAAAAACCTGACACTAAAGACGGTATTCCTGGTAGCAATCACCTCAGCAAGGAGACTAGGTGAACTCCAGGCAATTTCTATTAAGGAACCCTATATGAGGGTTCTTGATGATAGAATTATTCTCATGCTGGACCCAAATTTCATCCCAAAGGTGGTCTCGGAATTTCACAGAGGTCAGGAGATCATATTACCTTCTTTCTGCAAGAATCCGTCCTCAGAGAGAGAACGCGAATGGCACACTCTAGAT gggaaaaataaggggaggaaggcgtccaaGGCAACCATCGCTAGATGGCTAAGGATGGCGATATCTTCTTGTTACGACACCCAAGAGATCCCAGTACCATCAGGAATAAGGGCACATTCCACAAGAGCCGTATccacctcctgggcagagaaaagagGGGCCTCCTTAGAACAGATCTGCAAAGCAGCAACTTGGACTTCCTCTTCTACCTTCTCAAAACACTATAGACTTGACTTGCCCTCCTCGAAGGATTTGTCCTTCGGGAGAAAGGTGCTTCAAGCAGTGatccctccctaa
- the LOC140132726 gene encoding uncharacterized protein isoform X2 has protein sequence MVKNHLKSLGSRHPSSRIQDRLQETSSYKLPTTLSPYIRNVPLSNLARNILLIVFRSYYPGSSGTRKARVLFFSFSCKEAKRIEQADNQPKATQRLHRLQQVQNGVGKVCHPHYPQKRCNVHYRPKGRILSRPHSPVFTKVPKVLCSFSGGFHVTFSVLCTPFRYILSPQNLHQGDDRGGGVPKTAGHTDCSISRRPAGYRTKQTEPNFLKGHYNRNFRKTGLDHKLPKIRFITSHSKEIPGSEFKLMLANVIPSTGKEGSYQGGVKKIPKKVSYLHQGRYEGPRTINSLHLLSGLVPSPYSSSPEMGPKVLEQEFGRTGQKSINPLVSQGRSQVVADGHKSRQGNLLEEQSVYHHTDRCKQEWLGSSASSKVDAGFLDRGDLQKVVQLSRTEGGLGSTQLKHCSISRTPPVDTVRQHHDSIIPEEARRNQIPITDVLNTTNIFVGRGPCPISLGYPSKGYREHHGGFPQPKENTSQRVVHKRRGIPVSVLSLGETSNRFVCDKKKHQVSTLFFLGKRGDKKSSECILPLLEHHSRLRLPPYPPDRQSVRENLSREDADHICVPKLAQKELVPDSEADDHSGSSHTTSIRRSPGTGSNIPSKSRKTPVISMDPESDYMKSQGLSPAVINTLKASRKPVTFAIYHKIWKKFCSFCADNPPCQSNPNILQVLDFLQKGLELGLSTSTLKVQVSALSAFFDQPLIEHRWSRNFTEVRRSYYLLSARIRPQRENANGTL, from the exons ATGGTTAAAAATCACCTCAAATCCTTGGGTTCTAGACATCCTTCTTCAAGGATACAAGATAGACTTCAAGAAACTTCCTCCTACAAGTTACCTACCACCCTCTCCCCATACATCAGAAATGTCCCACTATCTAATCTGGCAAGAAATATCCTCCTTATTGTCTTCCGGAGTTATTACCCAGGTTCCTCAGGAACAAGAAAAGCAAGGGTtttattcttctctttttcttgtaAAGAAGCCAAACGGATCGAACAGGCTGATAATCAACCTAAAGCGACTCAACGACTTCATCGTCTACAACAAGTTCAGAATGGAGTCGGTAAGGTCTGCCACCCACATTATCCACAAAAACGctgtaatgtgcactatagacctAAAGGACGCATATTATCACGTCCCCATTCACCCGTCTTCACAAAAGTTCCTAAGGTTCTCTGTTCTTTCTCCGGGGGGTTCCACGTTACATTTTCAGTTTTGTGCACTCCCTTTCGGTATATCCTCAGCCCCCagaaccttcaccaaggtgatgatagaggtggtggcGTTCCTAAGACAGCAGGACATACTGATTGTTCCATATCTAGACGACCTGCTGGTTATCGGACAAAACAAACAGAACCTAATTTCCTCAAGGGACATTACAATAGGAACTTTAGAAAGACTGGGCTGGATCATAAATTACCCAAAATCAGATTTATCACCAGCCACAGTAAAGAAATTCCTGGGAGTGAATTTAAACTCATGCTTGCAAATGTCattccttccacaggaaaagaGGGTTCATATCAAGGAGGAGTTAAGAAGATTCCGAAGAAGGTCTCTTATCTCCATCAGGGGCGCTATGAAGGTCCTAGGACTAttaacagcctgcatctcctcaGTGGCCTGGTGCCAAGCCCATACTCGAGTTCTCCAGAAATGGGTCCTAAGGTCCTGGAACAGGAGTTCGGAAGGACTGGACAAAAAAGTATCAATCCCCTCGTCAGTCAAGGAAGATCTCAAGTGGTGGCTGATGGACACAAATCTAGACAGGGGAATCTTCTGGAGGAACAGTCCGTATATCACCATACAGACAGATGCAAGCAAGAGTGGTTGGGGAGCAGTGCTTCCTCAAAGGTTGACGCAGGGTTCCTGGACAGAGGAGATCTCCAGAAGGTCGTCCAACTATCGAGAACTGAGGGCGGTTTGGGAAGTACTCAGCTCAAACACTGCTCAATTAGCAGGACACCACCTGTTGATACTGTCCGACAACACCACGACAGTATCATACCTGAAGAGGCAAGGAGGAACCAGATCCCCATTACTGATGTCCTTAACACgacaaatatttttgtgggcagaggaccaTGTCCTATCAGTCTCGGCTACCCATCTAAAGGGTACAGAGAACACCACGGCGGATTTCCTCAGCCGAAGGAAAATACTTCCCAACGAGTGGTGCATAAAAGAAGAGGTATTCCAGTATCTGTCCTCTCTTTGGGGGAAACCTCAAATAGATTTGTTTGCGACAAAAAGAAACACCAAGTGTCAACACTTTTTTTCCTTGGAAAAAGGGGAGACAAGAAATCGTCTGAATGCATTCTCCCACTCTTGGAACACCACTCTCGCCTACGCCTTCCCCCCTATCCCCCTGATCGCCAGAGTGTTAGAGAAAATTTATCTAGAGAAGACGCAGACCATATTTGTGTGCCCAAattggcccaaaaagagctggtacCCGATTCTGAAGCGGATGACCACTCAGGATCCAGTCATACTACCAGTATCAGAAGATCTCCTGGTACAGGGTCCAATATCCCATCCAAATCCAGGAAGACTCCAGTtatcagcatggatcctgaatCGGACTATATGAAGTCCCAAGGACTCTCCCCTGCTGTTATAAAcaccctgaaggcaagtagaaaacctgtcacttttgccatttaccacaagatttggaaaaaattttgttCTTTCTGTGCAGATAATCCACCATGTCAATCTAACCCCAATATCTTGCAGGTTCTTGACTTCCTTcaaaagggtttggagttgggaCTTTCCACAAGTACTCTAAAGGTCCAAGTATCAGCCCTAAGTGCTTTCTTCGATCAACCcctcatcgagcacag GTGGTCTCGGAATTTCACAGAGGTCAGGAGATCATATTACCTTCTTTCTGCAAGAATCCGTCCTCAGAGAGAGAACGCGAATGGCACACTCTAG